From Pseudomonas poae, the proteins below share one genomic window:
- the pgl gene encoding 6-phosphogluconolactonase, whose product MAISELKLPQGVTPHEFRTPVLLAEGLALDVAEKLRVAISARGEATLVVSGGRSPVAFFQNLAKQGLDWSKVTVTLADERWVPVEHADSNAGLLKQHLLQGPAAKAKFLSLYSAAANLEDAAEQADRLLAELPAIDVLVLGMGDDGHTASLFPESPNLSEALQADGTRRCWPMLAPTVPHQRLTMSRALLTTADYTALSISGSSKLTTLSAALASDDVAAMPIRAFLQPTLEIYWCP is encoded by the coding sequence ATGGCGATATCTGAATTGAAACTGCCTCAGGGTGTAACACCCCATGAGTTCCGCACGCCAGTGCTGCTGGCCGAGGGCCTGGCGCTGGACGTGGCCGAAAAACTGCGCGTGGCCATCAGTGCCCGTGGCGAGGCGACCCTGGTGGTGTCCGGTGGCCGTAGCCCTGTGGCGTTTTTCCAGAACCTCGCCAAGCAGGGGCTGGACTGGTCCAAGGTTACCGTCACCCTGGCCGACGAGCGCTGGGTGCCGGTAGAACATGCCGACAGCAATGCCGGCCTGCTCAAGCAACACCTGCTGCAAGGCCCCGCGGCCAAGGCGAAGTTCCTCAGCCTGTACAGCGCCGCCGCCAACCTTGAAGACGCTGCCGAGCAGGCCGATCGCTTGCTGGCCGAACTGCCGGCGATTGATGTGCTGGTACTGGGCATGGGTGATGACGGCCACACCGCCTCGCTGTTTCCCGAAAGTCCGAACCTGAGTGAAGCCTTGCAGGCCGACGGTACCCGCCGTTGCTGGCCGATGCTGGCGCCGACCGTGCCGCACCAGCGCCTGACCATGAGTCGTGCGTTGCTGACCACGGCCGACTACACCGCGCTGTCGATTTCCGGCAGTTCGAAATTGACCACCTTGAGCGCCGCGCTGGCCAGTGACGATGTTGCTGCCATGCCGATTCGCGCGTTTTTGCAACCTACATTAGAGATTTACTGGTGCCCATGA
- a CDS encoding alpha/beta hydrolase, translating to MNHTTFWLTANDHSRLYVNQWMPDGPPKALVMLSHGMAEHSARYARLAQALCGAGYGLYAPDQRGHGRTADEGTLGLYAEKDGWNKVVGDLASLNQHIGQQQPGLPIILLGHSMGSYIAQAYLLHHSASLHGAILSGSNFQPVALYRAARVIARAERLRLGLRGRSALIEFLSFGSFNKAFKPNRTAFDWLSRDPAEVDQYINDPLCGFRCTNQLWVDLLGGLQQISKASNLAQIDPGLPILVMGGECDPVSEGKRLKSLAHALREAGCQNLQLTIYPQARHEVFNETNRDEVTTDVLTWLDQALTLRRPARCE from the coding sequence ATGAACCACACCACCTTCTGGCTGACCGCGAATGACCACAGCCGCCTGTACGTCAATCAATGGATGCCCGATGGCCCGCCCAAGGCCCTGGTGATGCTGTCCCATGGCATGGCCGAGCACAGCGCACGTTACGCACGCCTGGCACAGGCGCTGTGCGGCGCCGGCTACGGTTTATATGCGCCGGACCAGCGTGGCCATGGCCGCACCGCCGACGAAGGCACTCTGGGCCTGTACGCCGAGAAGGATGGCTGGAACAAGGTGGTGGGCGACCTGGCCAGCCTCAACCAGCATATCGGCCAGCAGCAGCCGGGCCTGCCGATCATTCTGCTGGGTCACAGCATGGGCAGCTATATCGCCCAGGCCTACCTGCTGCACCACAGTGCCAGCCTGCATGGGGCGATTCTCAGCGGCTCGAATTTCCAGCCGGTGGCGCTGTACCGCGCCGCCCGAGTGATTGCCCGGGCCGAACGCCTGCGTCTGGGCTTGCGTGGGCGCAGCGCGCTGATCGAATTTCTGTCGTTTGGATCGTTCAACAAGGCGTTCAAACCCAATCGAACCGCTTTTGATTGGCTCAGCCGCGACCCGGCCGAAGTCGACCAGTACATCAACGACCCACTCTGCGGTTTCCGTTGCACCAACCAGCTGTGGGTCGACCTGCTCGGCGGCTTGCAGCAAATCAGCAAAGCGTCCAATCTCGCGCAGATCGACCCGGGCCTGCCGATCCTGGTGATGGGCGGCGAATGTGATCCGGTGAGTGAGGGCAAGCGTCTCAAAAGCCTGGCCCATGCGTTGCGTGAAGCCGGCTGCCAAAACCTGCAATTGACTATCTACCCGCAGGCGCGTCACGAAGTGTTCAATGAAACCAACCGCGATGAAGTCACCACGGATGTGCTGACGTGGCTCGACCAGGCCCTGACCTTGCGCAGGCCGGCCCGCTGCGAATAA
- a CDS encoding bifunctional 4-hydroxy-2-oxoglutarate aldolase/2-dehydro-3-deoxy-phosphogluconate aldolase: MKSPQPTVSMADKVALIDSLCAKARILPVITIAREQDILPLADALAAGGLTALEVTLRSEFGLKAIQVLREQRPELCTGAGTVLDRHMLEAAEVAGSQFIVTPGITRDLLEASVHSPIPLLPGISNASGIMEGYGLGYRRFKLFPAEVSGGVAAIKALGGPFGEVKFCPTGGVGPANIKHYMALKNVMCVGGSWMLDPEWVKNGDWARIQEVTAQALALLD, translated from the coding sequence ATGAAAAGCCCTCAACCGACCGTGTCCATGGCGGATAAAGTTGCCCTGATCGACAGCCTCTGCGCCAAGGCGCGGATCCTGCCGGTGATCACCATCGCCCGCGAACAGGACATCCTGCCGCTGGCCGACGCCCTGGCAGCCGGTGGTTTGACCGCATTGGAAGTGACCCTGCGTTCCGAGTTCGGCCTCAAGGCCATTCAGGTACTGCGCGAGCAACGCCCTGAACTGTGCACCGGCGCCGGCACCGTGCTCGATCGCCATATGCTCGAAGCGGCCGAAGTGGCCGGCTCGCAGTTTATCGTCACCCCCGGCATTACCCGTGACCTGCTGGAAGCCTCGGTGCACAGCCCGATTCCGCTGCTGCCCGGTATCAGCAACGCCTCTGGCATCATGGAAGGCTATGGCCTGGGCTACCGCCGCTTCAAGCTGTTCCCGGCCGAAGTCAGCGGCGGCGTCGCAGCCATCAAGGCCCTTGGCGGCCCGTTCGGCGAAGTCAAATTTTGCCCAACTGGCGGCGTTGGCCCGGCCAACATCAAACACTACATGGCGTTGAAAAACGTGATGTGCGTGGGCGGTAGCTGGATGCTGGACCCGGAGTGGGTCAAGAACGGCGACTGGGCACGCATCCAGGAAGTCACCGCGCAGGCGCTGGCGCTGCTGGATTGA
- a CDS encoding MaoC family dehydratase, with amino-acid sequence MTQVTNTPYEALEVGQTASYSKTVEERDIQLFAAMSGDHNPVHLDAEYAKATMFKERIAHGMFSGALISAAVACELPGPGTIYIGQQMSFQKPVKIGDTLTVRLEILEKLPKFRVRIATRVFNQRDELVVDGEAEILAPRKQQVVTLTELPPISIG; translated from the coding sequence ATGACCCAGGTAACCAACACCCCGTACGAAGCCCTCGAAGTCGGCCAGACCGCCAGCTACAGCAAGACTGTCGAAGAGCGCGATATCCAGCTGTTCGCCGCCATGTCCGGCGACCACAACCCGGTGCACCTGGATGCCGAATACGCCAAGGCGACCATGTTCAAGGAGCGTATCGCCCACGGCATGTTCAGCGGCGCGCTGATCAGCGCGGCCGTTGCTTGCGAGCTGCCTGGACCGGGCACGATCTACATCGGCCAGCAGATGAGCTTCCAGAAGCCGGTAAAAATCGGCGACACCCTGACCGTGCGTCTGGAAATCCTCGAGAAACTGCCAAAATTTCGCGTACGCATTGCCACCCGAGTGTTCAACCAGCGCGATGAGCTAGTAGTGGATGGCGAGGCGGAAATTCTTGCGCCGCGCAAGCAGCAGGTCGTAACGTTGACCGAGTTGCCGCCGATCAGCATCGGCTGA
- a CDS encoding PA2169 family four-helix-bundle protein, translating into MTDINKESISVLNDLIETSKDGQKGFATCAEDIKHPELKALFVKRSTDCATAATELQTAVRALGGDPEESGSVAGALHRGWVDVKSLVTGKDEEAVLNEAERGEDHALKAYKEAIEKINKHNLVGIRDLVERQFHGAQRNHDQVKALRNQARAQS; encoded by the coding sequence ATGACTGACATCAACAAAGAATCGATCTCCGTACTCAATGACCTGATCGAAACCAGCAAAGACGGCCAGAAAGGCTTCGCAACCTGTGCTGAAGATATCAAGCACCCAGAGCTGAAGGCGTTGTTCGTCAAACGCTCCACCGACTGCGCTACAGCCGCCACCGAGCTGCAAACTGCCGTACGTGCCCTGGGCGGTGATCCGGAAGAGTCCGGCAGCGTTGCAGGTGCCCTGCACCGTGGCTGGGTCGACGTGAAGTCGCTGGTCACCGGCAAAGACGAAGAGGCTGTGCTGAACGAAGCCGAGCGCGGTGAAGACCATGCCCTCAAGGCTTACAAGGAAGCGATCGAGAAGATCAACAAGCACAACCTGGTAGGCATTCGTGACCTGGTTGAGCGTCAGTTCCACGGCGCACAACGCAACCACGATCAAGTGAAAGCCCTGCGTAACCAGGCTCGCGCTCAGTCGTAA
- the zwf gene encoding glucose-6-phosphate dehydrogenase: MPSITVEPCTFALFGALGDLALRKLFPALYQLDGAALLHEDTRILALAREAGSEQQHLAHIEQALRKYVGKELDEVTAQRFLARLTYVHVDFMKADDYVALAEIAGSEQRLIAYFATPAAVYGAICENLSKVGLAENTRVVLEKPIGSDLESSRKVNDAVAQFFPENRTYRIDHYLGKETVQNLIALRFANSLFETQWNQNYISHVEITVAEQVGIEGRWGYFDKAGQLRDMIQNHLLQLLCLIAMDPPADLSADSIRDEKVKVLKALAPISPDGLTTQVVRGQYIAGYSAGKPVPGYLEEENSNTQSDTETFVALRADIRNWRWAGVPFYLRTGKRMPQKLSQIVIHFKEPSHYIFAPEQRLQISNKLIIRLQPDEGISLRVMTKEQGLDKGMQLRSGPLQLNFSDTYRSARIPDAYERLLLEVMRGNQNLFVRKDEIEAAWKWCDQLIAGWKKSGDAPKPYAAGSWGPMSSIALITRDGRSWYGDI, translated from the coding sequence ATGCCTTCGATAACCGTAGAACCCTGCACCTTTGCCCTGTTTGGCGCCTTGGGTGATCTGGCGCTGCGCAAGTTATTTCCTGCCCTCTATCAACTCGATGGCGCAGCACTCCTGCACGAAGACACGCGCATCCTGGCCCTGGCCCGCGAAGCCGGCTCCGAGCAGCAGCACCTGGCGCACATCGAACAAGCATTGCGTAAATACGTCGGCAAGGAACTGGACGAAGTCACCGCCCAGCGTTTCCTGGCGCGCCTGACCTATGTTCATGTCGACTTCATGAAAGCTGATGACTACGTGGCCCTGGCTGAAATCGCCGGCAGCGAGCAGCGCCTGATCGCTTATTTCGCCACGCCGGCAGCGGTGTACGGCGCGATCTGCGAGAACCTGTCCAAGGTCGGCCTGGCGGAAAACACCCGCGTGGTGCTGGAAAAACCGATCGGCTCGGACCTGGAGTCCTCGCGCAAGGTCAACGACGCCGTGGCGCAGTTTTTCCCGGAAAACCGCACCTACCGCATCGACCATTACCTGGGCAAAGAAACCGTCCAGAACCTGATCGCCCTGCGTTTCGCCAACAGCCTGTTCGAAACCCAGTGGAACCAGAACTACATCTCTCACGTGGAAATCACCGTGGCCGAGCAGGTCGGCATCGAAGGCCGTTGGGGCTACTTCGACAAGGCCGGCCAGCTGCGGGACATGATCCAGAACCACTTGCTGCAGCTGCTTTGCCTGATTGCCATGGACCCGCCGGCCGACCTGTCCGCCGACAGCATCCGTGACGAGAAGGTCAAGGTGCTCAAGGCCCTGGCGCCGATCAGCCCGGATGGCCTGACCACCCAAGTGGTGCGTGGCCAGTACATCGCCGGGTACAGCGCCGGCAAGCCGGTGCCGGGCTACCTGGAAGAAGAGAATTCCAACACCCAGAGCGACACCGAAACCTTCGTCGCCCTGCGTGCCGATATCCGCAACTGGCGTTGGGCCGGAGTGCCGTTCTACTTGCGCACCGGCAAGCGCATGCCGCAAAAGCTCTCGCAGATCGTCATCCACTTCAAGGAACCGTCCCACTACATCTTCGCCCCCGAGCAGCGCCTGCAGATCAGCAACAAACTGATCATCCGGCTGCAACCGGACGAAGGTATTTCCTTGCGCGTAATGACCAAGGAGCAGGGCCTGGACAAGGGCATGCAACTGCGCAGCGGGCCACTGCAACTGAATTTTTCCGACACCTACCGCAGCGCCCGGATTCCGGATGCCTACGAGCGGTTGTTGCTGGAAGTGATGCGCGGCAATCAGAACCTGTTTGTTCGCAAAGATGAAATCGAAGCCGCGTGGAAGTGGTGTGACCAGTTGATCGCCGGGTGGAAAAAGTCCGGTGACGCGCCCAAGCCGTACGCGGCGGGGTCCTGGGGGCCGATGAGCTCTATTGCACTGATCACGCGGGATGGGAGGTCGTGGTATGGCGATATCTGA
- a CDS encoding aminotransferase class V-fold PLP-dependent enzyme — MPRNAGNERHWQAIAQCYALEPGPINLENGYFGRMSREVQAQYLEHVAFINRSNALHVRQRFERGENVEIRRQLAGLIDADPDSVAFTRNATEALQSLIRNYNCLQPGDQVLISDLEYDTVKGAMRWLAGYRGVEIIEISHTHPASFDSLLQTYRDAFTQHPRLKLLALTHVTHRTGLVMPVEAIAKAAQAHGVDVILDGAHALGQIEFNLAALGIQFAGFNLHKWIGAPLTLGFLYIAPERLADIDPDMGEFHYPATDVRARTPYSTPNFPALMTLPLVLQEHQALGGAAAKGARVNYLRDVWVSQVRDLPGIEVLTPDDPRLYCAITAFKFSGRDQQVMVDRLLKEYALFTTTRTGAAFGTCIRVTPGLVTSVADIDVLVKAITELSAD, encoded by the coding sequence ATGCCACGCAATGCAGGCAACGAACGTCACTGGCAGGCCATCGCCCAGTGCTATGCACTGGAACCTGGCCCGATCAACCTGGAAAACGGCTACTTCGGGCGCATGAGCCGCGAGGTGCAGGCGCAGTACCTGGAACACGTTGCGTTTATCAACCGCAGCAACGCGTTGCATGTGCGCCAGCGCTTCGAGCGAGGTGAAAATGTCGAGATCCGCCGCCAGTTGGCCGGGCTGATCGACGCCGACCCGGATTCGGTCGCGTTCACCCGCAACGCCACCGAAGCGTTGCAGTCGCTGATCCGTAACTACAACTGCCTGCAACCGGGCGATCAGGTGTTGATCAGCGATCTGGAGTACGACACGGTCAAAGGCGCGATGCGCTGGCTGGCAGGCTATCGTGGCGTTGAGATTATTGAAATTTCCCACACCCACCCGGCCAGCTTCGACAGCCTGCTGCAAACTTATCGCGATGCCTTCACTCAGCACCCGCGCCTGAAGCTGTTGGCGCTGACCCATGTCACCCACCGCACCGGCCTGGTGATGCCCGTCGAAGCCATCGCCAAGGCAGCGCAGGCGCATGGCGTGGACGTGATCCTCGATGGCGCCCATGCCTTGGGCCAGATTGAATTCAACCTGGCTGCGCTGGGTATCCAGTTCGCCGGTTTCAACCTGCACAAATGGATCGGCGCGCCGCTGACCCTGGGCTTCCTCTATATCGCCCCCGAGCGCCTGGCCGATATCGACCCGGACATGGGCGAGTTCCACTACCCCGCTACCGACGTCCGTGCACGTACGCCCTACAGCACGCCGAATTTTCCGGCACTGATGACCCTGCCATTGGTACTGCAGGAACATCAGGCATTGGGTGGCGCCGCGGCCAAAGGTGCGCGGGTCAATTACCTGCGGGACGTGTGGGTGAGCCAGGTGCGGGATTTACCGGGAATCGAGGTGCTGACGCCGGATGATCCGAGGCTGTATTGCGCGATTACGGCGTTCAAGTTCAGCGGGCGCGATCAGCAGGTGATGGTGGATCGGTTGCTCAAGGAGTACGCACTGTTTACCACCACGCGCACGGGGGCGGCGTTCGGCACCTGTATTCGGGTGACGCCGGGGTTGGTGACATCAGTGGCGGACATTGATGTGCTGGTCAAAGCCATTACCGAGCTAAGCGCGGACTAA
- the fadD2 gene encoding long-chain-fatty-acid--CoA ligase FadD2, translating to MQPDFWNDKRAAGVPNDIDLTAYKSVIEVFERSCKAFADRPAFSNMGITLTYAELERQSAAFAGYLQQHTDLKPGDRIAVQMPNVLHYPIAVFGALRAGLIVVNTNPLYTPREMRHQFKDAGVRALVYLNLFGSRVQEVCTDTEIDYLIEARMGDLMPAAKGWLVNTVVDKVKKMVPAYHLPRAVSFKRALRLGAGLGVTRHPVSLDDIAVLQYTGGTTGLAKGAMLTHGNLVANMQQVRACMSQTGEDGHPLIKEGQEVMIAPLPLYHIYAFTANCMCMMVSGNHNVLITNPRDIGGFIKELKQWRFTGLLGLNTLFVALMDHPDFKSLDFSHLKLTNSGGTALIKATAERWEQITGCAIGEGYGLTETSPVASTNPYGNKSRLGTVGIPVPATAMKVIDDQGVELPLGERGELCIKGPQVMKGYWQQPAATAEALDAEGWLKTGDIAVIDDDGFVRIVDRKKDLIIVSGFNVYPNEIEDVVMAHPAVANCAVIGVPDERTGEAVKLFVVARAEGVSLEELKAYCKTNFTGYKVPKHIVLRESLPMTPVGKILRRELRDIA from the coding sequence ATGCAACCTGATTTCTGGAATGACAAACGCGCCGCGGGCGTTCCCAATGACATTGACCTCACGGCCTACAAGTCGGTGATCGAAGTCTTCGAGCGTTCCTGCAAGGCCTTTGCCGACCGTCCGGCATTCAGCAACATGGGCATCACCCTGACCTACGCCGAGCTGGAGCGCCAGAGCGCCGCGTTCGCCGGTTACCTGCAACAGCACACCGACCTCAAGCCGGGCGACCGCATCGCGGTGCAGATGCCCAACGTGCTGCATTACCCGATTGCCGTGTTCGGTGCGTTGCGCGCCGGGCTGATCGTGGTCAATACCAACCCGCTGTACACCCCGCGTGAGATGCGCCACCAGTTCAAGGACGCCGGCGTGCGTGCGCTGGTCTACCTCAACCTGTTCGGTTCGCGGGTGCAGGAGGTGTGCACCGACACTGAAATCGACTACCTGATCGAAGCCAGGATGGGCGACTTGATGCCCGCCGCCAAGGGCTGGCTGGTCAACACTGTGGTCGACAAAGTGAAGAAAATGGTCCCGGCCTACCACCTGCCACGGGCGGTGTCGTTCAAGCGTGCCCTGCGCCTGGGCGCGGGCCTGGGTGTGACCCGGCACCCGGTGAGCCTGGATGACATCGCCGTGCTGCAATACACCGGCGGCACCACTGGCCTGGCCAAGGGCGCGATGCTCACCCACGGCAACCTGGTGGCGAACATGCAGCAGGTGCGCGCCTGCATGTCGCAGACCGGCGAAGACGGCCACCCGCTGATCAAGGAAGGGCAGGAGGTGATGATTGCGCCGCTGCCGCTTTACCACATCTATGCATTCACGGCTAATTGCATGTGCATGATGGTGTCCGGCAACCACAACGTACTGATCACCAACCCGCGGGACATCGGCGGTTTTATCAAGGAGCTGAAGCAGTGGCGCTTTACCGGGCTGCTGGGGCTTAACACATTGTTTGTGGCGTTGATGGACCACCCGGACTTCAAGAGCCTGGACTTTTCCCACCTCAAACTCACCAACTCCGGCGGCACCGCGCTGATCAAGGCCACAGCCGAACGCTGGGAGCAGATCACCGGCTGCGCAATCGGCGAAGGCTACGGCCTGACGGAAACCTCACCGGTGGCCAGCACCAATCCCTATGGCAATAAATCCCGCCTGGGCACCGTGGGCATCCCGGTGCCGGCCACGGCGATGAAGGTGATTGATGATCAGGGCGTCGAGTTGCCTTTGGGTGAGCGCGGCGAGTTGTGTATCAAGGGCCCGCAGGTGATGAAGGGCTACTGGCAGCAACCGGCCGCCACCGCCGAGGCGCTGGATGCCGAGGGTTGGCTCAAGACCGGCGACATTGCAGTGATCGACGACGATGGCTTCGTGCGCATTGTCGACCGCAAAAAAGACCTGATCATCGTCTCCGGTTTCAACGTGTACCCCAATGAGATCGAAGACGTGGTGATGGCGCATCCGGCGGTGGCCAACTGCGCGGTGATCGGCGTGCCGGACGAGCGTACGGGGGAGGCGGTGAAGCTGTTCGTGGTGGCGCGTGCCGAGGGCGTGAGCCTTGAGGAGTTGAAGGCGTACTGCAAGACCAACTTCACCGGGTACAAGGTGCCCAAGCATATTGTGTTGCGTGAGTCGTTGCCGATGACGCCGGTGGGCAAGATCTTGCGGCGGGAGCTGCGCGACATCGCTTGA
- a CDS encoding DUF3820 family protein has product MNPEKLELLITREMPFGKYKGRIIADLPGPYLNWFAREGFPHGELGGLLALMQEIDHNGLSELLEPLRAKHGKPAPRH; this is encoded by the coding sequence ATGAACCCCGAAAAACTCGAACTGCTGATCACCCGCGAAATGCCTTTCGGCAAATACAAGGGACGGATCATCGCCGACCTGCCCGGACCTTACCTGAACTGGTTCGCCCGTGAAGGATTCCCCCACGGCGAACTGGGCGGTTTGCTGGCATTGATGCAGGAAATCGACCACAACGGTTTGTCTGAATTACTGGAACCGCTACGCGCCAAACATGGTAAACCCGCCCCGCGCCATTAA
- a CDS encoding MurR/RpiR family transcriptional regulator: MRNLLEQIRNRLEELNKAEKKVAEVILLNPQQATRFSIAALAQAASVSEPTVNRFCRSFGVSGYPELKLQLAQSLASGAAYVSRAVEADDNPEAYTQKIFGSAIASLDSACQALDPALISKAVDLLIQARQIHFFGLGASAPVAMDALHKFFRFNLAVTAHADVLMQRMIASVAHTGELFVIISYTGRTRELVEVARIARENGASVLGVTAENSPLAKASTVSLNIPLPEDTDIYMPMTSRIIQLTVLDVLATGMTLRRGVDFQPHLRKIKESLNDSRYPVGDEFN; encoded by the coding sequence GTGCGAAATCTTCTGGAACAGATCCGGAACCGCCTCGAAGAATTGAACAAGGCTGAGAAAAAAGTCGCCGAGGTCATCCTGCTCAACCCGCAGCAGGCGACCCGCTTCTCCATCGCAGCCCTCGCCCAAGCCGCCTCGGTCAGTGAACCGACGGTCAACCGCTTCTGCCGTTCGTTCGGCGTCAGTGGTTACCCTGAACTTAAATTGCAGCTGGCGCAAAGTCTGGCCAGCGGCGCTGCGTATGTCAGCCGCGCCGTGGAGGCCGATGATAACCCCGAGGCCTACACCCAGAAGATCTTTGGCAGCGCCATTGCATCGCTGGACAGCGCCTGCCAGGCCCTGGACCCGGCCCTGATCAGCAAGGCCGTGGACCTGTTGATCCAGGCGCGGCAGATCCACTTCTTCGGCCTGGGCGCTTCGGCGCCGGTGGCCATGGATGCGCTGCACAAGTTTTTCCGCTTCAACCTGGCGGTCACCGCCCATGCCGACGTGCTGATGCAACGCATGATCGCGTCGGTGGCGCATACCGGCGAGCTGTTCGTGATCATTTCCTACACCGGGCGTACCCGCGAGCTGGTGGAAGTGGCGCGTATTGCCCGGGAAAACGGTGCGTCGGTGCTGGGCGTAACGGCCGAGAACTCGCCGCTGGCCAAGGCCAGCACTGTGAGCCTGAATATTCCGTTGCCGGAAGACACCGACATCTACATGCCGATGACCTCGCGGATCATCCAGCTAACGGTGCTGGACGTGCTGGCTACCGGGATGACCTTGCGCCGAGGCGTGGATTTCCAGCCGCATTTGCGCAAGATCAAAGAGAGCTTGAACGACAGCCGGTATCCGGTTGGGGATGAGTTTAACTGA